The Neovison vison isolate M4711 chromosome 13, ASM_NN_V1, whole genome shotgun sequence genome includes a region encoding these proteins:
- the LOC122894610 gene encoding olfactory receptor 4K13-like, with product MDLLNNRSSVSEFILLGLSNSQEIQILFFVIFFLVYVAIIVGNLLIVISVIVDNHLHSPMYFFLANLSFFDLCLSSAATPKVIADFLRKRKTISLWGCMAQMFFMHFFGGGEMSLLIAMAMDRYVAICKPLHYKTLMNHRALIVLLLLSWAIGFIHTTSQMVFTAGLPFCGPNVVDSIFCDLPLVIKLACSDTYILELLVIANSGLLSLVCFIFLLISYIVMLVTIWKHSSGASSKAVSTLSAHITVVTLFFGPTIFIYAFPFSSYSVDKFLSVFYSIITPLLNPIIYTLRNQEMKAAIKRLSSQHLGSWFTS from the coding sequence ATGGATCTCCTGAACAACAGATCAAGTGTTTCTGAGTTCATCTTGCTCGGACTTTCCAATTCTCAAGAAATTCAAATACTCTTTTTTGTAATCTTCTTTCTTGTCTATGTAGCCATCATAGTAGGAAACCTCCTCATTGTGATCTCTGTAATAGTTGACAACCATCTTCACTCCCCCATGTATTTCTTTCTggcaaatttatcattttttgacTTGTGTCTTTCTTCTGCTGCAACTCCCAAAGTAATTGCGGACTTCCTTAGAAAACGCAAGACCATCTCCTTGTGGGGCTGCATGGCCCAGATGTTTTTTATGCACTTCTTTGGGGGTGGAGAGATGTCTCTTCTGATAGCTATGGCCATGGATAGGTACGTTGCCATATGTAAACCCTTGCACTATAAGACCCTCATGAATCACAGGGCTCTCATTGTACTTCTACTGCTCTCGTGGGCAATTGGGTTCATACATACCACAAGCCAGATGGTTTTCACTGCAGGTTTACCTTTCTGTGGTCCCAACGTTGTGGACAGCATTTTCTGTGACCTTCCCCTGGTCATCAAGCTTGCCTGCAGTGACACCTATATCCTAGAGCTCTTGGTGATTGCAAACAGTGGACTCCTCTCCCTGGTCTGCTTCATTTTCTTGCTCATATCCTATATTGTCATGCTGGTCACCATCTGGAAGCACTCCTCTGGGGCATCCTCCAAGGCAGTGTCCACACTATCTGCTCATATCACTGTGGTCACACTCTTCTTTGGTCCCACTATCTTCATCTATGCTTTCCCATTCAGTAGTTACTCTGTAGATaagtttctttctgtgttttactCTATAATCACCCCCCTCCTTAATCCAATTATTTATACTCTGAGGAATCAGGAAATGAAAGCAGCCATTAAGAGACTCAGTAGCCAGCATCTTGGTTCCTGGTTCACTTCCTAA
- the LOC122893453 gene encoding olfactory receptor 4N5, translating to MERENNTLVTEFILLGLTQSQQAQLLVFVLVLVFYLIILPGNFLIILTIRSDPGLTAPLYFFLGNLAFLDASYSFIVAPRMLVDFLSEKKIISYRGCITQLFFLHFLGAGEMFLLVVMAFDRYIAICHPLHYSTVMNPRVCYALLLALWLGGFTHSIVQVALILHLPFCGPNKLDNFFCDVPQVIKLACTDTFVVELLMVSNSGLLTLLCFLGLLTSYAVILCRVQGHSSEGKNKALSTCTTHIIIVFLMFGPAIFIYTRPFRAFPADKVVSLFHTVIFPLMNPVIYTLRNQEVKASMKKLLNRHMAY from the coding sequence atggagagggagaataaCACACTGGTGACAGAATTCATCCTCCTCGGTCTGACGCAGTCTCAACAGGCTCAACTCCTAGTTTTCGTGTTAGTCTTAGTTTTCTACCTCATCATCCTCCCCGGAAATTTCCTCATCATCCTGACCATCAGATCAGACCCTGGCCTCACAGCCCCACTCTACTTCTTTCTGGGCAACTTGGCTTTCCTTGATGCATCCTATTCCTTCATTGTGGCTCCGAGGATGCTGGTGGACTTCCTCTCTGAGAAGAAAATAATCTCCTACAGAGGCTGTATCACTCAGCTCTTTTTCTTGCACtttctgggggcgggggagatgtTCCTTCTTGTTGTGATGGCCTTTGACCGATACATCGCCATCTGTCATCCCTTGCACTATTCCACGGTCATGAACCCTAGAGTATGCTATGCCTTGCTGTTGGCTCTGTGGCTTGGAGGCTTCACTCATTCCATTGTACAAGTAGCCCTTATTCTCCACTTGCCCTTCTGTGGTCCAAACAAGCTGGATAACTTCTTCTGTGATGTGCCACAGGTCATCAAGCTGGCCTGCACAGACACTTTTGTGGTGGAGCTCCTGATGGTGTCCAACAGTGGCCTGCTTACCCTGCTGTGCTTCCTGGGACTTCTGACCTCCTATGCAGTCATCCTCTGCCGTGTGCAGGGACATTCCTCTGAGGGGAAGAATAAGGCTCTTTCCACATGTACCACACACATTATCATTGTATTTCTGATGTTTGGACCTGCCATCTTCATCTATACTCGCCCATTCAGAGCTTTCCCAGCTGACAAAGTGGTTTCTCTCTTTCACACGGTCATCTTTCCTTTGATGAACCCTGTGATTTATACCCTTCGCAACCAGGAAGTGAAAGCTTCCATGAAGAAGTTACTGAATCGTCACATGGCTTACTGA